GACGCGGGCCAGCGCCTGCAGCGCCTCCTGCTTCTGGGCTGGGGAGAACCAGCGCAGGCAGGTGCGCCAGAACGGGGTGCTGCCGAGGGCGCCGATCAGCACGTTCTCCAGCACCGTCAGGCGATTCACCAGGTTGAACTGCTGGAAGATGTAGCCGGTCTGGGCGCGGCTTTTACGGATATCACTCGCCAGACGGCCCGCGCGCTGCACGGTGTTGCCCAGCAGCTCTACAAAGCTTTCCGACGTTTTATCGCAGGTGATAAGGCCGCTTAGGTGGCGCAGAAGGGTGGATTTACCGGAACCGGACGGCCCGAGCAGCGCTACCATTTCGCCCTGATGGACGGTCAGATCAACGGCATGCAGAGCCTTGTTATGATGGAAGGTCTTGCTCAGCTTCTCGACGCGGATGACAGTGTGCATGGGTGAGGCCTCGATTCGAATGTGGCCTCATGCTGGCGGATCAATGTGACATTTAGGTTAAGTGTTAGTTGCGGGAGTTTGAAGAGTTGAGGTGAAAGCGATGACAGGCGGAGGCATGGCCCCCGCCGACGGGATCACGGTTGT
This DNA window, taken from Leclercia adecarboxylata, encodes the following:
- the phnC gene encoding phosphonate ABC transporter ATP-binding protein, whose protein sequence is MHTVIRVEKLSKTFHHNKALHAVDLTVHQGEMVALLGPSGSGKSTLLRHLSGLITCDKTSESFVELLGNTVQRAGRLASDIRKSRAQTGYIFQQFNLVNRLTVLENVLIGALGSTPFWRTCLRWFSPAQKQEALQALARVGMAHFAHQRVSTLSGGQQQRVAIARALMQKAKIILADEPIASLDPESARIVMETLRDINQKDGITIVVTLHQVDYALRYCERIVALRQDHVFFDGASHQFDNERFDHLYRSINRVEESAQAA